From Cellulomonas fimi ATCC 484, a single genomic window includes:
- a CDS encoding amidoligase family protein yields MDGLTWRTGFEVELLAPAGSDRLVLAERIAADHGGRVDRSFHTDSEPSPVPGVDLFRHLSPAFDVRDASGAPVARLVDDVTIRADLDGTGARGHRGWYRVLSDDARLLRLVERHVDPAAPLASVLDPVAALFGVTADVRTGSARVNDTSGATVAVVLPLPPGRERPCEVVTPPLVTGHRAALAALLGPARELGFTVPHEAAVHVHVDAGPFRTPTAFANVVDLFTHWREPLRAALGTNPACRRLGPLPPEAAALAARVRGDDPPTWEALAAEARRAGLTKFADVNLTQLVAQRPVRDTVEVRVLPGSIDEDAIVRAAGLVEALLRRCLDDRPLPRPDRGVASGAESALLDLAGAPHR; encoded by the coding sequence GTGGACGGGCTGACCTGGCGCACCGGGTTCGAGGTCGAGCTGCTCGCGCCCGCGGGCTCGGACCGGCTCGTGCTGGCCGAGCGGATCGCCGCCGACCACGGGGGCCGCGTCGACCGGTCGTTCCACACCGACTCCGAGCCCTCCCCGGTGCCGGGCGTCGACCTGTTCCGCCACCTGTCCCCCGCGTTCGACGTGCGCGACGCGTCCGGCGCGCCCGTCGCCCGGCTCGTCGACGACGTGACGATCCGCGCGGACCTCGACGGCACGGGCGCGCGGGGTCACCGGGGCTGGTACCGGGTGCTGAGCGACGACGCCCGGCTGCTGCGGCTCGTCGAGCGGCACGTCGACCCGGCGGCGCCGCTCGCGTCCGTGCTGGACCCGGTCGCGGCGCTGTTCGGGGTCACGGCGGACGTGCGCACCGGCTCGGCACGCGTGAACGACACCTCCGGGGCGACGGTCGCGGTCGTGCTGCCGCTGCCGCCGGGGCGCGAGCGCCCGTGCGAGGTCGTGACGCCGCCGCTCGTCACGGGGCACCGCGCCGCGCTGGCCGCGCTGCTGGGTCCGGCGCGGGAGCTCGGCTTCACGGTCCCGCACGAGGCGGCCGTGCACGTGCACGTCGACGCGGGGCCGTTCCGCACGCCGACCGCGTTCGCGAACGTCGTCGACCTGTTCACGCACTGGCGCGAGCCCCTGCGGGCGGCGCTCGGCACCAACCCGGCCTGCCGTCGCCTCGGCCCGCTCCCGCCCGAGGCGGCCGCCCTCGCGGCCCGGGTGCGCGGCGACGACCCGCCGACCTGGGAGGCGCTCGCCGCCGAGGCGCGTCGGGCGGGGCTCACGAAGTTCGCCGACGTCAACCTCACGCAGCTCGTCGCCCAGCGGCCCGTGCGCGACACGGTCGAGGTCCGCGTGCTGCCCGGCTCGATCGACGAGGACGCGATCGTGCGCGCCGCCGGGCTCGTCGAGGCGCTGCTCCGGCGCTGCCTCGACGACCGCCCGCTCC